The Hippocampus zosterae strain Florida chromosome 20, ASM2543408v3, whole genome shotgun sequence genome contains a region encoding:
- the LOC127593180 gene encoding palmitoyltransferase ZDHHC20-B-like isoform X1 produces the protein MAPTHVLRCCQRGLAWIPVIFIALVVCWSYYAYVVELCIFTITSIGKQVVYLIFFHLSFIMFVWSYWKTIFTTPANPSKEFCLAKAEKERYEKEERPESQQEILWRAAASLPLYTRTGSGAIRYCDRCQVIKPDRCHHCSACDMCVLKMDHHCPWVNNCVGFSNYKFFILFLAYSLLYCLFIAATVLQYFIKFWTLCRRKSAENCPKNDLQETHSHAKFHVLFLFFVAAMFCISILSLFSYHLWLVGKNRSTIEAFRAPVFRTGSDKNGFSLGFRKNISQVFGDQKKYWLLPVFTSQGDGLTFPTRLVNADVEQPTAALHPEPNKSEVTVSPLSESQNRLLSNEQNTNSVVHHVANNPIKSAPSESTTVSMESES, from the exons ATGGCGCCCACTCACGTATTGAGATGCTGTCAACGGGGCTTAGCATGGATACCTGTGATTTTCATCGCGTTGGTCGTCTGCTGGTCCTATTATGCCTACGTGGTGGAGCTTTGTATAT TCACCATCACTAGTATAGGAAAACAGG TTGTATACCTCATCTTCTTCCATCTCTCCTTCATCATGTTTGTGTGGTCTTATTGGAAGACCATCTTCACAACGCCTGCCAACCCTTCCAAAGAG TTCTGCTTGGCTAAGGCTGAGAAGGAGCGCTATGAGAAGGAAGAGCGGCCAGAATCCCAGCAAGAGATTCTGTGGCGAGCTGCCGCCAGCTTGCCACTTTACACCCGCACTGGATCCGGAG caattCGTTACTGTGACCGCTGTCAAGTTATCAAGCCTGACCGTTGTCATCACTGCTCCGCGTGCGACat GTGTGTGCTGAAGATGGACCACCATTGTCCCTG GGTGAACAACTGCGTGGGGTTCTCCAATTACAAGTTCTTCATCCTCTTCTTGGCCTACTCGCTGCTTTACTGCTTGTTCATCGCAGCCACCGTGCTGCAGTATTTCATCAAGTTCTGGACC CTTTGCCGGAGAAAATCGGCTGAGAACTGCCCAAAG AATGACCTGCAAGAGACCCACTCACACGCCAAATTCCATGtcttgtttctcttttttgtggcggccatgttctgCATCAGTATTCTCTCCCTCTTCAGTTACCACCTGTGGCTCGTCGGAAAGAACCGGTCCACCATAG AGGCGTTCCGAGCGCCCGTCTTCAGGACCGGTTCCGACAAGAATGGCTTTTCATTGGGGTTCCGGAAAAATATCTCTCAGGTGTTTGGAGACCAGAAGAAGTACTGGCTACTGCCAGTCTTCACCAG CCAAGGAGACGGTCTGACATTCCCCACACGGCTCGTCAACGCTGACGTTGAGCAGCCGACAGCCGCCTTGCACCCAGAGCCGAATAAAAG TGAAGTGACGGTGAGCCCACTCAGCGAGTCACAGAACCGCCTCCTGAGCAACGAGCAGAACACCAACAGTGTGGTACACCATGTGGCAAATAATCCCATCAAGTCAG CCCCAAGTGAGAGCACCACCGTCTCCATGGAAAGTGAATCCTAA
- the LOC127593180 gene encoding palmitoyltransferase ZDHHC20-B-like isoform X2 has translation MAPTHVLRCCQRGLAWIPVIFIALVVCWSYYAYVVELCIFTITSIGKQVVYLIFFHLSFIMFVWSYWKTIFTTPANPSKEFCLAKAEKERYEKEERPESQQEILWRAAASLPLYTRTGSGAIRYCDRCQVIKPDRCHHCSACDMCVLKMDHHCPWVNNCVGFSNYKFFILFLAYSLLYCLFIAATVLQYFIKFWTNDLQETHSHAKFHVLFLFFVAAMFCISILSLFSYHLWLVGKNRSTIEAFRAPVFRTGSDKNGFSLGFRKNISQVFGDQKKYWLLPVFTSQGDGLTFPTRLVNADVEQPTAALHPEPNKSEVTVSPLSESQNRLLSNEQNTNSVVHHVANNPIKSAPSESTTVSMESES, from the exons ATGGCGCCCACTCACGTATTGAGATGCTGTCAACGGGGCTTAGCATGGATACCTGTGATTTTCATCGCGTTGGTCGTCTGCTGGTCCTATTATGCCTACGTGGTGGAGCTTTGTATAT TCACCATCACTAGTATAGGAAAACAGG TTGTATACCTCATCTTCTTCCATCTCTCCTTCATCATGTTTGTGTGGTCTTATTGGAAGACCATCTTCACAACGCCTGCCAACCCTTCCAAAGAG TTCTGCTTGGCTAAGGCTGAGAAGGAGCGCTATGAGAAGGAAGAGCGGCCAGAATCCCAGCAAGAGATTCTGTGGCGAGCTGCCGCCAGCTTGCCACTTTACACCCGCACTGGATCCGGAG caattCGTTACTGTGACCGCTGTCAAGTTATCAAGCCTGACCGTTGTCATCACTGCTCCGCGTGCGACat GTGTGTGCTGAAGATGGACCACCATTGTCCCTG GGTGAACAACTGCGTGGGGTTCTCCAATTACAAGTTCTTCATCCTCTTCTTGGCCTACTCGCTGCTTTACTGCTTGTTCATCGCAGCCACCGTGCTGCAGTATTTCATCAAGTTCTGGACC AATGACCTGCAAGAGACCCACTCACACGCCAAATTCCATGtcttgtttctcttttttgtggcggccatgttctgCATCAGTATTCTCTCCCTCTTCAGTTACCACCTGTGGCTCGTCGGAAAGAACCGGTCCACCATAG AGGCGTTCCGAGCGCCCGTCTTCAGGACCGGTTCCGACAAGAATGGCTTTTCATTGGGGTTCCGGAAAAATATCTCTCAGGTGTTTGGAGACCAGAAGAAGTACTGGCTACTGCCAGTCTTCACCAG CCAAGGAGACGGTCTGACATTCCCCACACGGCTCGTCAACGCTGACGTTGAGCAGCCGACAGCCGCCTTGCACCCAGAGCCGAATAAAAG TGAAGTGACGGTGAGCCCACTCAGCGAGTCACAGAACCGCCTCCTGAGCAACGAGCAGAACACCAACAGTGTGGTACACCATGTGGCAAATAATCCCATCAAGTCAG CCCCAAGTGAGAGCACCACCGTCTCCATGGAAAGTGAATCCTAA